A genome region from Paracoccus stylophorae includes the following:
- a CDS encoding major capsid protein: MATMDIFEGDAFTIIELTRALENIPFRPAILSGAGLFSPRGVRSRTVVIESRDGTLSLIPFSERGSAYEQQVPERREMRAFVCRQFKKQDVLWASEIQSVRDFGSESATQQVQTEVAYRLRKLRQDAETTFEYHLLNGIQGLVKDPKDHATVVNYFTEFGISPAAEIDFDLDNASPASGALRKRCQALIESVEESMGGLSAGAVQVRAECGSAFFADLVAHKEVRETYLNTAAAADLRGRVADEVSFGGITFRRYRGGVGFGVPTDKAYFYPEGIEGLFEIYYAPADTFETVNTLGQPLYARTIPDRDRDEWVRLEIESNPLPICTRPQVLRSARRT, translated from the coding sequence CGCGATCCTGTCGGGCGCTGGCCTGTTCTCGCCGCGTGGGGTGCGGTCCCGCACCGTCGTGATCGAGAGCCGCGACGGCACCCTCTCGCTGATCCCGTTCTCCGAACGCGGCTCGGCGTATGAACAGCAGGTACCCGAGCGGCGCGAGATGCGCGCTTTCGTCTGCCGCCAGTTCAAGAAGCAGGATGTGCTCTGGGCTTCCGAGATCCAGTCCGTCCGCGACTTCGGCTCGGAGAGCGCCACCCAGCAGGTCCAGACCGAGGTGGCGTACAGGCTGCGCAAGCTCCGCCAGGACGCGGAGACGACCTTCGAGTATCACCTCCTGAACGGCATCCAGGGGCTGGTGAAGGACCCGAAGGACCACGCGACGGTGGTGAACTACTTCACCGAGTTCGGCATCTCTCCGGCGGCCGAGATCGACTTTGACCTCGACAACGCAAGCCCGGCCTCGGGGGCGCTGCGCAAGCGCTGCCAGGCGCTGATCGAGAGCGTGGAAGAGTCGATGGGCGGGCTCTCCGCCGGTGCGGTGCAGGTCCGGGCCGAATGCGGCTCGGCCTTCTTCGCCGATCTCGTGGCCCACAAGGAGGTGCGCGAGACCTATCTCAACACCGCCGCGGCGGCCGACCTGCGGGGCCGGGTCGCCGACGAGGTCAGCTTCGGCGGCATCACCTTCCGCCGCTACAGGGGCGGCGTCGGCTTCGGCGTGCCGACCGACAAGGCGTACTTCTATCCGGAAGGCATCGAGGGGCTGTTCGAGATCTATTACGCGCCCGCCGACACCTTCGAGACGGTCAACACCCTCGGCCAGCCGCTCTACGCACGTACCATCCCCGATCGTGATCGCGACGAGTGGGTGCGGCTGGAGATCGAGAGCAATCCGCTGCCGATCTGCACCCGCCCGCAGGTGCTGCGCAGCGCGCGGCGGACCTGA
- a CDS encoding head-tail joining protein, with product MSAFAVALSALFADPNIGRDAVYIADGGAPVLVRVVARRADAVTEFGDARLWSETTRIDLLVAEVANPRPGDRLEIDGDAFLVQGEPVRDRERLAWTVYLIPA from the coding sequence ATGTCCGCCTTCGCGGTCGCCCTCAGTGCCCTCTTCGCCGATCCGAACATCGGAAGGGATGCCGTCTACATCGCTGACGGCGGCGCGCCCGTACTGGTGCGCGTCGTCGCCCGGCGTGCTGACGCCGTCACCGAGTTCGGCGATGCCCGGCTCTGGTCCGAGACGACCCGCATCGATCTGCTGGTCGCAGAGGTGGCGAACCCGCGCCCGGGCGACAGGCTCGAGATCGACGGCGACGCCTTCCTGGTCCAGGGCGAGCCCGTCCGCGACCGCGAGCGGCTAGCCTGGACTGTGTATCTGATACCTGCATGA
- a CDS encoding DUF6441 family protein encodes MKLNLDIDPDIVAMMQAEITAGERAVTAAMREAGTGLKTAWRLQITGAGLGTRLANSIRSQTFPRSGESLDAAALVWSKAPVIVGAHDTGPLIRSKNGFWLAIPLPAAGKSLRGGRITPGEWERRRGLRLRFVYRRTGPSLLVAEGRLNTKGQAVVSRSKTGRGKVTAPIFLLVPQVKLPKRLDLARDAERAHDAVPGLIVANWVEAKL; translated from the coding sequence ATGAAGCTGAATCTCGACATCGATCCCGACATCGTCGCGATGATGCAGGCGGAGATCACGGCCGGGGAGCGCGCTGTCACGGCCGCCATGCGCGAGGCCGGGACCGGGCTGAAGACCGCGTGGCGGTTGCAGATCACCGGCGCGGGCCTTGGCACCCGGCTCGCCAACTCGATCCGGAGCCAGACCTTCCCGAGGTCGGGCGAGAGCCTCGACGCCGCGGCGCTGGTCTGGTCCAAGGCGCCGGTGATCGTCGGTGCCCATGACACCGGTCCGCTGATCCGCTCGAAGAACGGGTTCTGGCTGGCGATCCCGCTGCCTGCCGCAGGCAAGTCCCTACGCGGCGGCCGGATCACGCCCGGCGAATGGGAGCGCCGCCGTGGCCTGCGCCTGCGCTTCGTCTATCGTCGCACCGGACCGAGCCTGCTGGTGGCGGAGGGCCGGTTGAACACGAAGGGCCAAGCGGTGGTGTCGCGCTCGAAGACCGGGCGCGGAAAGGTCACCGCGCCGATCTTCCTGCTGGTACCGCAGGTCAAGTTGCCGAAGCGGCTTGATCTGGCGAGGGATGCCGAGCGGGCGCACGACGCGGTACCGGGACTGATCGTGGCGAATTGGGTGGAGGCGAAACTATAG